In a genomic window of Synechococcus sp. MU1643:
- a CDS encoding translocation/assembly module TamB domain-containing protein: MGKTRRTALLVAGSVVLTGAGAAGFVAVDRAAERFLSRMRPGLERTLSGPLGHKVDIGPYEGLRHWGLGIAIGPSRILPSSADRSELSLAGLEVSLAPLASLRRLQPVLQITVHKLRGQLQANEAGRYWTFGELSGDGALPRLGVQFRLADPARLRFGPQQQTLEIRSRGAVRLGEAFFSTASELRWVDAEGALRLDGEGHWDRPRFRLRTRMDRLNLKPLGAVIAPARDLDASGTLEGDVQFGWADGSLYCRGGLSLKRLKLASLNSRRLSVACKGDQLTLEPSTLRFAVFEARASGSVALNKSFDLRADVRSTDLSPASRDRWKLRIQGPWEEPQWSADGKIKLPEATGLTTALTLEAQGRTPWLQVQQPSVAVDSLRLSAPGLSFGLVGTIGSELDLRSTELEIEPRFWSAVPTLQAGLGQAAPILGAVDVSGALASPELSLKLGQAVNPLLDQWSFQTRWSTEDSALVLDRFTSPVLRAEARLPLQLAQGRLQAGELQSGFELKLLNLSRFTPLIGTPLGGQVAARGRVNGLLSALQPDISLMLDQPRVGVLQVRERWQGSLNGELGRGARLAMAAQHPVVPGALVAELDADAWPKTVRLRRGEGQLRLDGLAPAGDQRRYSWRAAGFNIDGLRFILPPVTQTQAVAGQLTGAGSIAMAPLAIRGSAAIFEPSMEGVAMQSLEVEGSLSDGRFQADAALTPLQGSIRLKARGHLGGRMYSSIKAEGLDVTWLTLLARQLRGSDTYPGLAPGRAEDLGTLFINTFGGSLDGQLRAMAQSRRALEAYVLTNPGKGTDLDRLEGLVNLSGTIDGPNSKHLKADLLAKAHLWLEGDDQAKALQLEPVVATLRGPLIGGSGDLSLLQVPISLLALLAPIPPQLRGSVGIRGRYDLSGADPLLVSDLVLDSASLAGQPLQLEQRSVVVDRQLIRLDLSLKGGESKEAINVSGTVPFNPEADLNLRLDSHGDALGVLTLLAGGSLTLNQGSTNLRLLLRGPLNQPQANGFVVVSNGDLSIGEQELSRINASILFDFDRVLVQRLEAEVGRGGSLRGSGSLGLFTPQSGTSPLTLQLSQGQIRQPIVQFQADGELQVSGALVQPVLSGNLALSRGTLRPQSGSFGRRRQRGLQSLVPIGVEGPSKEVQPGSESVMQLLAEKWDFQEPLVLMGPNQSIQGPDHLQRFMPKLPAIRFENLRLALGPDIEVLMPPWISFKGEGAVTLNGPLDPSLEARGLIRLKSGRIWIPPLAPLRLDPQAANAAVFTPSLGLVPYVDIAMQARVSDSVSAGTSDQIASSNLFASNGTGSAYAEGGQLRLVKVMVQATGPANRLVDKENLVLRSSPPMSEQQLLGLIGGNSLASLGGNGGAALATMLSQSLLSPVLGTLTDAMGQRLQVAIFPTYVNPDVKSEEERTSGQISPTLTVVTEFGVALTDKFDLSVLMAPNTTDVPSQATVSYRLTPTTSMSAAMDANGTWQSQLQVFFRF, encoded by the coding sequence ATGGGGAAAACGCGGCGTACGGCCTTGTTGGTCGCTGGAAGTGTCGTTCTGACAGGGGCTGGAGCAGCAGGCTTCGTCGCCGTTGACCGTGCTGCGGAACGCTTCCTGAGCCGTATGCGCCCCGGTTTGGAGCGCACGCTCTCGGGTCCCCTGGGCCACAAAGTGGATATTGGTCCTTACGAGGGACTTCGCCACTGGGGCTTAGGGATCGCCATTGGGCCGAGTCGAATCTTGCCGTCGTCGGCGGATCGTTCTGAGCTGAGCCTGGCCGGGCTTGAGGTCAGTCTTGCTCCCCTGGCGAGTCTTCGGCGTCTGCAGCCGGTTCTGCAGATCACAGTGCACAAGCTGCGCGGCCAGTTGCAGGCCAATGAGGCTGGTCGTTACTGGACCTTTGGTGAGCTGAGCGGTGACGGTGCCCTGCCGCGACTTGGAGTGCAGTTCCGGTTGGCAGATCCCGCGCGGCTTCGTTTCGGTCCACAGCAGCAGACCCTTGAAATTCGCAGCCGGGGCGCGGTTCGGCTCGGAGAAGCCTTTTTCAGCACGGCATCGGAACTTCGCTGGGTCGACGCTGAAGGGGCGCTGCGGCTGGACGGAGAAGGGCATTGGGATCGCCCGAGATTCAGGCTTCGAACTCGGATGGATCGGCTCAACCTGAAACCGTTGGGGGCCGTCATCGCCCCTGCTCGGGATCTGGATGCTTCAGGGACGTTGGAGGGAGACGTTCAGTTCGGCTGGGCCGATGGTTCTTTGTACTGCCGAGGTGGGCTCAGCCTCAAGCGTCTCAAGCTTGCTTCGCTGAACAGCCGTCGGCTCAGCGTCGCTTGCAAGGGCGATCAACTGACGCTGGAGCCCTCCACACTGCGTTTCGCAGTCTTTGAGGCTCGGGCCTCAGGCTCCGTTGCCTTGAACAAGAGTTTTGATCTCCGCGCTGATGTGCGCAGCACAGATCTCAGCCCCGCAAGCAGGGACCGGTGGAAGCTCAGGATCCAGGGCCCCTGGGAAGAGCCCCAGTGGAGTGCCGACGGAAAGATCAAGTTGCCTGAGGCTACGGGTCTCACCACAGCCCTGACGCTGGAGGCTCAGGGGCGCACCCCCTGGTTGCAAGTGCAGCAACCGTCTGTTGCCGTGGACAGCCTCCGCCTCAGTGCTCCGGGACTGAGCTTCGGGCTGGTCGGAACGATCGGATCCGAGCTGGATCTGCGCAGTACAGAGTTGGAGATCGAGCCTCGCTTCTGGTCTGCGGTGCCGACCTTGCAGGCCGGATTGGGTCAAGCCGCTCCGATCCTTGGAGCCGTCGACGTCAGTGGTGCGTTGGCCTCACCTGAGCTGAGCCTGAAGCTTGGCCAGGCGGTCAACCCTCTACTGGACCAATGGTCGTTCCAGACCCGATGGTCCACGGAGGATTCGGCCCTAGTGCTGGATCGCTTCACCAGTCCGGTGTTGCGGGCGGAAGCGCGCCTGCCTTTGCAGTTGGCGCAGGGGCGGCTTCAAGCCGGTGAACTTCAGAGCGGCTTTGAACTCAAACTCCTCAACCTGAGCCGCTTCACCCCCTTGATCGGTACGCCGTTGGGGGGGCAGGTGGCGGCGCGGGGACGCGTGAACGGTTTGCTGTCGGCGCTGCAGCCCGATATCAGCCTGATGCTCGATCAACCCCGCGTCGGGGTACTGCAGGTTCGCGAACGCTGGCAAGGCAGCCTCAACGGCGAACTCGGTCGTGGTGCTCGCCTGGCGATGGCGGCCCAGCATCCCGTAGTGCCCGGCGCTCTCGTGGCTGAACTCGATGCCGATGCTTGGCCCAAGACCGTGCGCTTGCGCCGGGGTGAGGGGCAGTTGCGCTTGGACGGACTGGCTCCGGCTGGGGATCAACGCCGCTACAGCTGGCGTGCAGCCGGCTTCAACATCGATGGTCTTCGTTTCATCCTTCCGCCGGTCACCCAGACCCAAGCGGTGGCAGGTCAGCTCACGGGTGCCGGGAGTATTGCCATGGCCCCCCTCGCGATCCGTGGGTCTGCCGCAATCTTTGAACCCTCGATGGAGGGGGTTGCCATGCAGAGCCTCGAGGTAGAGGGTTCCCTGAGCGATGGACGTTTTCAGGCCGATGCAGCGCTCACGCCCTTGCAGGGCAGCATCCGGCTGAAGGCCCGTGGCCATCTGGGTGGGCGGATGTACAGCTCAATCAAAGCCGAAGGCCTAGATGTGACCTGGCTGACGCTGCTGGCCCGTCAGTTGAGAGGGAGCGACACCTATCCGGGTCTGGCACCCGGGCGTGCTGAAGACCTCGGAACCCTGTTCATCAACACCTTCGGCGGCTCGCTTGATGGTCAGTTGCGAGCTATGGCGCAATCGCGCCGGGCTCTCGAGGCCTATGTCCTGACTAATCCAGGCAAGGGCACAGATCTGGATCGCCTGGAAGGGCTGGTCAATCTGTCTGGAACGATCGATGGCCCCAATTCAAAACATCTGAAGGCCGATCTGTTAGCTAAGGCGCATCTATGGCTTGAGGGGGATGACCAGGCCAAAGCTCTTCAGCTTGAACCGGTGGTTGCCACGCTTCGTGGCCCGCTGATCGGTGGATCTGGTGACCTTTCCCTGCTGCAGGTTCCGATCTCGCTGCTGGCGTTGTTGGCTCCTATACCGCCGCAGCTCCGTGGCAGCGTTGGCATCCGCGGCCGCTATGACCTCAGTGGAGCGGATCCTCTGCTGGTTTCCGATCTTGTGCTTGATTCCGCCAGCCTGGCGGGCCAGCCCCTGCAGTTGGAGCAGCGATCGGTCGTCGTTGATCGTCAGTTGATTCGCCTAGATCTGTCCCTGAAGGGAGGCGAGAGCAAGGAAGCCATCAATGTGTCTGGCACGGTTCCCTTTAATCCCGAAGCCGATCTGAATCTGAGGCTGGACAGCCATGGGGATGCCCTTGGCGTCTTGACCCTCCTTGCTGGGGGTTCGTTAACCCTTAATCAGGGGAGTACCAATCTGCGGCTGCTGCTGCGCGGGCCTTTGAACCAACCCCAAGCCAATGGCTTCGTTGTGGTTAGTAATGGAGATCTCAGCATCGGTGAACAAGAGCTGAGCCGTATTAACGCCTCGATCCTGTTCGATTTCGATCGCGTCTTGGTGCAACGCCTGGAGGCCGAAGTGGGCCGCGGCGGCTCGCTGCGCGGTTCGGGAAGCCTTGGCTTGTTCACTCCCCAGAGCGGCACTTCGCCGCTCACCTTGCAACTCAGTCAAGGTCAGATTCGTCAGCCGATCGTGCAGTTCCAGGCCGATGGCGAACTGCAGGTTTCTGGTGCCTTGGTGCAACCCGTTCTCTCTGGAAATCTGGCCCTGTCGCGAGGAACGCTTCGGCCTCAGTCGGGATCCTTTGGACGGCGGCGGCAGCGCGGACTTCAAAGCCTGGTTCCTATCGGTGTTGAGGGCCCCTCAAAGGAGGTGCAGCCCGGTTCCGAATCGGTGATGCAACTCCTGGCCGAGAAGTGGGACTTCCAGGAACCTCTGGTTCTGATGGGCCCCAACCAATCCATTCAAGGTCCGGATCACTTGCAACGTTTCATGCCGAAACTGCCGGCCATCCGCTTTGAAAATCTTCGACTAGCCCTGGGCCCTGACATCGAGGTGCTGATGCCCCCTTGGATCAGCTTCAAAGGGGAAGGCGCCGTAACGTTGAACGGCCCATTGGATCCCTCTCTGGAGGCGCGAGGTTTGATCCGGCTCAAGTCCGGCAGGATCTGGATCCCTCCCCTTGCTCCTCTTCGTTTGGATCCGCAGGCGGCGAATGCAGCGGTGTTCACTCCCTCTTTGGGGCTCGTCCCCTATGTAGATATCGCCATGCAAGCCAGGGTCTCCGACAGCGTCAGCGCGGGCACCAGCGATCAGATCGCCAGTAGCAACCTGTTTGCTTCCAATGGCACGGGCAGCGCTTATGCCGAGGGCGGTCAGCTCCGCTTGGTGAAGGTCATGGTCCAGGCCACGGGCCCGGCCAACCGTCTGGTTGACAAAGAAAATCTTGTTCTACGCAGCTCACCACCGATGAGTGAGCAGCAGCTGTTGGGTCTGATCGGTGGTAATTCTCTGGCTTCTTTGGGCGGAAACGGTGGTGCTGCCTTGGCCACAATGCTGAGTCAGTCGCTGCTCTCACCTGTGCTGGGCACCTTGACCGATGCCATGGGGCAGCGGCTCCAGGTGGCGATTTTTCCGACCTACGTCAACCCCGATGTGAAATCAGAGGAGGAGCGCACCTCCGGCCAGATTTCGCCAACACTCACAGTGGTGACGGAGTTCGGTGTGGCGTTGACCGACAAGTTTGACCTCTCCGTTCTGATGGCACCAAATACAACCGATGTCCCTTCGCAGGCCACGGTCTCCTATCGGTTGACGCCGACGACGTCTATGTCTGCGGCCATGGATGCCAATGGCACCTGGCAGAGCCAGTTGCAGGTGTTCTTCCGGTTCTAA
- a CDS encoding Ycf51 family protein: MSFDQLLLTAAPWLGWSGLGLGALTAVAFLTKWGIRFRLVGVSSFTLLLAVSCWAFGVSYTPPVVVVGAVRAPIVFDNGNDLVVAQVPADLAPTTVRATLEQLEGNLRGSGRSSSTVLVRLRGIQAEGDGLGRPVILGEVNKTLR; the protein is encoded by the coding sequence ATGTCCTTCGATCAGCTGCTGCTTACTGCCGCTCCCTGGCTGGGTTGGTCTGGGCTTGGGCTCGGAGCACTGACAGCTGTTGCCTTCCTGACCAAATGGGGCATTCGGTTTCGGCTGGTCGGTGTGAGCAGCTTCACCCTGCTGCTGGCCGTGAGTTGCTGGGCGTTCGGCGTGAGCTACACACCACCAGTGGTGGTGGTGGGTGCGGTGCGTGCACCGATCGTGTTCGACAACGGCAACGACCTTGTGGTTGCGCAGGTTCCCGCCGACCTGGCCCCAACCACAGTTCGGGCGACTCTGGAGCAATTGGAGGGCAACCTGCGCGGCTCCGGTCGCTCCAGCAGCACCGTGCTGGTGCGGTTGCGTGGCATTCAGGCAGAGGGCGATGGGCTTGGACGCCCCGTCATCCTGGGCGAGGTGAACAAGACCTTGCGTTGA
- a CDS encoding DUF4332 domain-containing protein has translation MPDFNDAIEKLPQSFRREKQELDRAGINRWSSIRGLTDLQLSQLARSGQASARNLKRLRGMANLVCSLDLPPQDAALLMHAGIATPAALAACTPERLVRQAGRLERSLGTKRPAVVDLQVAGDWIRRARQLAN, from the coding sequence ATGCCGGACTTCAACGACGCGATTGAAAAGCTCCCCCAGTCGTTTCGAAGGGAAAAACAGGAACTGGATCGAGCCGGCATCAACCGCTGGTCCAGCATCCGTGGCTTAACAGATTTGCAGCTAAGCCAACTCGCCCGCAGTGGCCAGGCTTCGGCCCGAAACCTGAAACGGCTGAGGGGCATGGCCAACTTGGTCTGCAGTTTGGATTTGCCTCCCCAGGACGCCGCGCTGCTGATGCATGCGGGTATTGCCACGCCCGCTGCTCTGGCGGCATGCACCCCCGAACGTCTCGTGCGTCAGGCCGGGCGGCTGGAGCGCAGCCTTGGAACCAAACGGCCTGCCGTGGTGGATCTGCAAGTGGCCGGCGATTGGATCCGACGCGCCAGGCAACTGGCGAACTGA